In Caproicibacterium amylolyticum, a genomic segment contains:
- a CDS encoding FlxA-like family protein has translation MSSYSVGAVSGTGSTSAADTSTAQQIAQLKKEEQSYEKQLTKLKQGGASNDETQQQIQLLQNKIQNIQQKIQELQGTSSQSTAAAVQQSDAAQQQTQQTAAVSGSVPANSDGTHTVDILL, from the coding sequence ATGAGCAGTTATTCAGTTGGAGCAGTCAGTGGGACAGGCAGCACTTCTGCAGCAGATACCAGTACCGCACAGCAAATTGCACAGCTTAAAAAGGAAGAGCAGTCTTATGAAAAGCAGCTGACGAAGCTGAAGCAGGGCGGCGCCTCCAATGATGAAACACAGCAGCAGATACAGCTTCTGCAGAATAAAATTCAAAATATCCAGCAGAAAATTCAGGAGCTGCAGGGCACTTCTTCGCAGTCAACAGCTGCTGCTGTACAGCAAAGTGACGCTGCACAGCAGCAGACACAACAGACGGCTGCCGTTTCCGGCAGTGTCCCAGCTAATTCGGATGGTACACACACAGTGGATATTTTGCTGTAA
- a CDS encoding cold-shock protein: protein MNNGTVKWFNEAKGFGFISNDDGSGDVFVHFSSIVSDGFKTLAEGQKVTYDVEADPKNSSKMRATNVRPA, encoded by the coding sequence ATGAATAACGGTACAGTAAAATGGTTCAACGAAGCTAAGGGATTTGGTTTTATTTCCAACGATGACGGCAGCGGAGATGTATTTGTACATTTCTCCAGCATCGTGAGCGATGGTTTTAAAACCTTGGCAGAAGGTCAAAAGGTAACCTATGACGTCGAAGCTGATCCCAAAAACAGCAGCAAAATGCGCGCAACCAACGTGCGCCCAGCATAA
- a CDS encoding purine-nucleoside phosphorylase: MLEKINAAVAAIREKTPLIPKVGIVLGSGLGGLAESVQDPCVIPYKEIPGFAPSTAPGHAGKLLLGKIGAVPVVCMQGRLHYYEGHRMEDIVFPIRVMKALGAETVILTNAAGGVNTSYKAGDLMLLTDHINYLGTNPLIGQNEEQIGPRFPDMTYVYTPALRELALRTAKECGLTLQQGVYLSTTGPSYETPAEIRMFRTLGADAVGMSTVPEAIAAAHCGLQVLGFSLITNMGAGVVDQPLSGEEVIRTADARGHDLQHLISAILEKM; encoded by the coding sequence ATGCTGGAAAAAATCAATGCTGCTGTTGCGGCAATTCGTGAAAAAACACCTCTGATTCCAAAGGTCGGCATCGTCCTCGGTTCCGGCCTTGGCGGGCTGGCGGAAAGCGTGCAGGACCCCTGTGTTATCCCCTACAAAGAAATCCCGGGTTTTGCACCGTCTACTGCACCGGGACATGCCGGAAAACTGCTGCTCGGCAAAATCGGTGCTGTTCCGGTAGTCTGCATGCAGGGACGCCTGCATTACTATGAAGGACACCGCATGGAGGACATTGTGTTCCCCATTCGCGTAATGAAAGCACTTGGTGCTGAAACGGTTATTCTAACCAACGCTGCCGGCGGCGTCAACACCAGCTACAAAGCCGGCGACCTGATGCTGCTGACCGACCACATTAACTATCTCGGCACAAACCCGCTGATTGGTCAAAATGAGGAACAGATTGGCCCGCGTTTTCCCGATATGACCTATGTTTACACGCCGGCACTGCGCGAACTGGCACTGCGTACTGCAAAAGAATGCGGCCTGACTCTGCAGCAGGGCGTCTATCTTTCCACAACCGGCCCCAGCTACGAAACACCGGCGGAAATCCGCATGTTCCGCACATTGGGTGCAGACGCCGTTGGTATGTCCACCGTACCGGAAGCAATCGCCGCCGCGCACTGCGGTCTGCAAGTACTGGGCTTCTCGCTCATCACCAACATGGGTGCCGGTGTGGTTGACCAGCCGCTAAGCGGTGAGGAAGTAATCCGCACAGCTGATGCCCGCGGGCATGACCTGCAGCATTTAATCAGCGCCATTCTTGAAAAGATGTAA
- a CDS encoding galactokinase, whose amino-acid sequence MKLAQAKEAFLMGTMNEKIKHIYACGDEDCETTIQRYADAVNCFASLYGENREVSVFSAPGRTEIGGNHTDHQRGHVLAAAVNLDVIAVVSRNEDYKIRIKSQGYPEDEIDLTNLAVQENEKNGSKGLIRGIANRFIEMGYPVSGFDAYTTSQVLSGSGLSSSAAFEVLVGTIINALFCSGKESAMKIAQVGKYAENVYFGKPSGLMDQAASSVGGFVAIDFADKDKPKAQQVDFDLNSCGYALCIIDTHASHADLTPDYAAIPEEMKKVAAHFGKEVLSEVPETQFYGHIPELRKEIGDRPVLRAMHFYSDDKRAKDEALALRMKDFEKFKQLVRASGESSFMYLQNIYSAEHWNEQAVSVTLGLIAHFAAGLPEKDAMAWRVHGGGFAGTVQAFVPQKYAADFVQTMNSWLGEGSCHLLRVRPVGGTQML is encoded by the coding sequence ATGAAACTTGCGCAGGCAAAGGAAGCCTTTTTGATGGGTACAATGAATGAGAAGATAAAACATATTTATGCCTGTGGGGATGAGGACTGCGAAACAACCATACAGCGCTATGCGGATGCGGTTAATTGCTTTGCTTCCCTTTATGGTGAAAACCGTGAGGTTTCCGTGTTCAGCGCGCCGGGGCGCACAGAAATCGGCGGCAACCATACAGACCATCAGCGCGGTCATGTGCTGGCGGCAGCAGTAAATCTGGATGTCATTGCAGTTGTTTCCCGCAATGAGGACTACAAAATCCGCATCAAGTCGCAGGGGTACCCGGAGGATGAAATTGACCTAACAAATCTTGCTGTGCAGGAAAACGAAAAGAACGGAAGCAAAGGGCTGATTCGCGGAATTGCAAACCGTTTTATCGAAATGGGCTATCCGGTTTCCGGTTTTGACGCGTATACCACCTCGCAGGTGCTCAGCGGCAGCGGCCTTTCCAGCAGCGCAGCGTTTGAGGTGCTGGTCGGTACGATTATCAATGCGCTGTTCTGCTCCGGTAAGGAAAGCGCTATGAAAATCGCGCAGGTGGGGAAGTATGCCGAGAACGTTTACTTCGGCAAGCCCAGTGGCCTGATGGATCAGGCGGCAAGCAGCGTTGGAGGCTTTGTGGCAATCGACTTTGCGGACAAGGACAAGCCCAAGGCCCAGCAAGTGGACTTTGACCTGAACTCTTGCGGTTACGCGCTTTGTATTATCGACACCCACGCAAGCCACGCCGACCTGACGCCGGACTACGCGGCGATTCCGGAAGAAATGAAGAAAGTTGCTGCTCACTTTGGCAAGGAAGTTCTCAGTGAGGTGCCGGAAACACAGTTTTACGGACATATCCCGGAGCTTCGCAAAGAAATTGGCGACCGTCCGGTTCTGCGCGCGATGCATTTTTATAGCGATGATAAACGCGCGAAGGATGAAGCACTTGCGCTGCGCATGAAAGACTTTGAAAAATTCAAGCAATTAGTGCGTGCATCCGGTGAATCTTCTTTTATGTATCTGCAGAATATTTACAGTGCAGAGCATTGGAATGAGCAGGCAGTTTCCGTAACACTCGGTCTGATTGCACACTTTGCGGCCGGTCTGCCGGAAAAAGATGCAATGGCATGGCGTGTGCACGGCGGCGGTTTCGCCGGAACAGTGCAGGCATTTGTTCCGCAGAAATATGCGGCGGACTTTGTGCAGACTATGAACAGCTGGCTTGGGGAAGGTTCCTGCCACCTGCTGCGGGTGCGTCCGGTGGGCGGCACGCAGATGCTGTAA
- a CDS encoding DMT family transporter: MLKTSENTKIAVTVVLPAALCTLLWGSAFPFIKIGYEAFHVEGPFSQILFAGYRFALAGLLVLLFQSVRQKCFCIPPRGSRLSVFRLGLVLTAGQYLLFYLGLAHTTGVRGSIIQGTGTFLTVILAHFFLRGDDRITISRILGCLIGFAGVVLVNLDGAGGSFTFAGEGFMFLATAMFSVGSLLSKGVTRTVEPFCATGWQLFLGGIVLIVIGICGGGQLTPSGAACWGIFLYLAALSSIAFSIWAILLQKHPAGQVAVYNFLTPVFGVLLSALLLQESLSGWKTAVALILVCAGIILVNLAAPANRRKNKI; encoded by the coding sequence ATGCTGAAAACTTCTGAAAATACGAAAATTGCTGTTACGGTCGTGCTTCCGGCAGCCTTGTGTACACTGCTGTGGGGCAGCGCTTTTCCATTCATTAAAATCGGCTACGAAGCATTTCATGTAGAAGGACCTTTTTCGCAAATTTTATTTGCCGGCTATCGTTTTGCGCTTGCCGGACTTTTGGTCCTTCTGTTTCAGTCTGTCCGACAAAAGTGCTTTTGCATTCCGCCGCGCGGCAGCAGACTTTCAGTTTTCCGCCTCGGCCTGGTGCTGACCGCCGGACAATATCTGCTGTTTTACCTGGGGCTGGCCCACACGACCGGTGTGCGCGGCTCTATTATTCAGGGTACCGGAACATTCCTGACAGTGATTTTGGCACACTTTTTCCTGCGCGGAGATGACCGCATTACCATAAGCCGCATACTGGGCTGTCTGATTGGTTTCGCCGGCGTTGTACTGGTAAATCTGGACGGTGCCGGGGGTAGTTTCACCTTTGCAGGTGAGGGTTTCATGTTCCTGGCAACCGCTATGTTTTCTGTTGGCTCTCTGCTCAGTAAGGGTGTTACCCGCACGGTGGAACCGTTCTGTGCAACCGGTTGGCAGCTGTTTCTGGGCGGAATCGTGCTGATTGTGATCGGCATATGCGGCGGCGGGCAGCTTACGCCCTCCGGTGCGGCCTGCTGGGGCATTTTCCTGTACCTTGCAGCGCTTTCCAGTATTGCTTTCTCCATTTGGGCAATTCTGCTGCAAAAACATCCGGCTGGTCAGGTCGCCGTTTACAATTTTCTCACGCCGGTATTTGGTGTGCTGCTTTCCGCATTGCTGCTGCAGGAATCCCTTTCCGGCTGGAAAACAGCAGTGGCACTCATTCTGGTCTGCGCAGGCATTATTCTGGTAAATCTGGCCGCTCCGGCAAACCGCCGCAAAAATAAAATTTAG
- the dinB gene encoding DNA polymerase IV: protein MDRIILHSDCNCFYASVEALYHPELQGKPFAVGGDPEKRHGIILTKNQLAKQCGVATGEALWLARRKCPDLIVLPPRFPLYVQYSKRAREIYLQYTDQVEPFGLDEAWLDITGSVSSPEQGIRTANEIRCRIHDKLGITVSVGVSWNKVFAKLGSDYKKPDATTVFLHNDWKSRIWPLPVENLLFVGKATQKKLLEYGVHTIGDLAAMPQKVLQTRFGKGGDVLWRYANGMDTSPVEHWGSKPAVKSIGNSTTTPRDLTCNEDVKRVFLVLADSVARRLREQGFLARTVSIGVRDTALHSFTRQHARQEYTNITREIAEDAYALFQTNYHWIRPLRSVGITVSDFVSAEQCVQTSLFSNESSRERAEKLDAAVDNLKKRYGTACVRPAVLLEDMMLAEFQGNRLSALPPAAEAPAK from the coding sequence TTGGACCGCATCATTCTGCACAGTGACTGCAACTGCTTCTATGCTTCTGTGGAAGCACTTTACCATCCGGAACTGCAGGGCAAGCCCTTCGCAGTAGGCGGTGACCCGGAAAAACGCCATGGCATTATTTTAACAAAAAATCAGCTTGCCAAACAATGCGGCGTCGCCACCGGGGAAGCACTGTGGCTGGCGCGCAGAAAATGTCCCGATTTAATTGTGCTGCCGCCCCGCTTTCCACTGTACGTGCAATACTCCAAACGTGCGCGGGAAATTTACCTGCAGTACACTGACCAGGTAGAACCTTTTGGGCTGGACGAAGCATGGCTGGACATTACCGGAAGCGTTTCCTCCCCCGAACAGGGCATCCGCACCGCAAATGAAATCCGCTGCCGTATTCACGACAAGTTGGGCATTACCGTCAGCGTCGGTGTCAGCTGGAACAAAGTCTTTGCAAAACTGGGCAGTGACTACAAGAAGCCGGATGCAACCACCGTTTTCCTGCACAATGACTGGAAAAGCCGCATTTGGCCGCTGCCGGTGGAGAATCTTCTTTTTGTTGGCAAGGCAACGCAGAAAAAGTTACTGGAATACGGTGTGCATACCATCGGTGACCTTGCCGCCATGCCGCAGAAAGTGCTGCAGACCCGCTTTGGCAAAGGCGGTGACGTTCTGTGGCGCTACGCCAATGGTATGGACACTTCCCCTGTTGAACATTGGGGCAGCAAACCGGCAGTGAAATCCATCGGCAATTCAACCACCACTCCGCGGGATTTGACCTGCAATGAAGATGTTAAGCGGGTTTTTCTGGTATTAGCGGACAGTGTCGCACGCCGCCTGCGGGAACAGGGCTTTCTTGCGCGCACAGTTTCCATTGGTGTGCGGGATACTGCCCTGCATTCCTTTACGCGGCAGCATGCGCGGCAGGAATACACCAACATCACCCGGGAAATTGCAGAAGACGCCTATGCACTATTCCAAACAAATTATCACTGGATACGCCCACTGCGCAGCGTGGGAATTACAGTGTCCGATTTTGTTTCTGCCGAACAGTGCGTGCAAACCAGTCTTTTCAGCAATGAATCTTCTCGAGAGCGTGCGGAAAAGCTGGATGCCGCAGTCGATAACCTAAAAAAACGCTACGGCACCGCCTGTGTACGTCCGGCGGTTCTGCTGGAAGACATGATGCTGGCAGAATTTCAGGGAAATCGGCTTTCTGCGCTGCCCCCAGCGGCAGAAGCGCCCGCAAAGTAA
- the galT gene encoding galactose-1-phosphate uridylyltransferase has product MAELRWNPFLQDWHMIASNRQNRPQMPKDYCPFCPSFGNVPDYEVMEYDNDFPALTQDPPAPDDVATDFFKTAPNYGKCEVILYSPGHTTTLPELSDSHMRKLVDLWCERFSKMAADEKIKYVFPFENRGDVVGVTMPHPHGQMYGYSFIPKRIQVESHSAKEYYQKNGSCLFCDTLKNELKEQKRIIFSNEHFTVYLPFYSDYPYGVYIMANRHVSYITDLTGAERDSLGITIRDTAGMLDALFDYRFPYMMCMYSAPVNSGDYSKDFHYHIKFFPPMRSAEKQKFNASSETGAWANCNPTCPENTSEELRAAYKKYLANRPAQDK; this is encoded by the coding sequence TTGGCTGAATTAAGATGGAACCCGTTTTTACAGGACTGGCACATGATTGCAAGCAACCGGCAGAACCGCCCGCAGATGCCCAAGGATTACTGTCCGTTCTGCCCAAGTTTCGGTAATGTGCCAGACTACGAAGTAATGGAGTATGACAACGATTTTCCGGCGCTCACGCAGGACCCGCCTGCTCCCGATGATGTGGCAACGGATTTCTTTAAAACGGCACCGAATTACGGCAAATGTGAAGTCATTCTGTATTCCCCCGGACACACCACTACGCTGCCCGAGCTTTCTGACAGCCATATGCGCAAGCTGGTTGACCTCTGGTGCGAGCGTTTCAGCAAGATGGCGGCAGATGAGAAAATCAAGTACGTTTTCCCGTTTGAAAACCGCGGGGATGTTGTTGGCGTAACCATGCCGCACCCGCATGGTCAAATGTACGGCTACTCCTTTATTCCAAAGCGGATTCAGGTGGAGTCCCACAGTGCAAAGGAATACTATCAGAAAAACGGTTCCTGCCTTTTTTGCGACACCCTGAAAAATGAACTGAAAGAGCAGAAGCGCATTATTTTCAGCAATGAACATTTCACAGTGTATCTGCCGTTTTATTCCGATTATCCATATGGTGTCTATATTATGGCAAACCGCCATGTTTCCTACATTACAGACCTGACCGGCGCAGAAAGGGACAGCCTAGGCATTACAATTCGCGACACAGCCGGTATGCTGGACGCACTGTTTGACTACCGCTTTCCGTACATGATGTGTATGTACAGCGCACCGGTGAACAGCGGCGATTACAGCAAAGATTTTCATTATCATATTAAATTCTTCCCGCCGATGCGCAGCGCGGAAAAGCAGAAATTCAACGCTTCCAGCGAAACCGGCGCGTGGGCAAACTGCAACCCGACCTGCCCGGAAAATACCAGTGAAGAACTCCGCGCGGCATACAAAAAGTACCTTGCCAACCGCCCCGCGCAGGACAAGTAA
- the galE gene encoding UDP-glucose 4-epimerase GalE, with protein MKTILVTGGAGFIGSHTCVELLNHNYNIVVMDNFVNSSMGAVEAIRTITKKDFPFYECDMLDEAAFEKIFAENKIDAVIHFAGLKAVGESVHKPLEYYHNNLTGTLNLLKLMRKYGVHQIVFSSSATVYGSKNPVPFCEDMPIGGTTNPYGTTKVMIEQILQDTCVADKDLRVALLRYFNPIGAHPSGLIGENPNGIPNNLMPYVARVAAGILPCLSVYGDDYNTPDGTGVRDYIHVCDLASGHISALEKLDTVNGCVIYNLGTGCGSSVLDVVHAFEKASGKKVNYKIVARRDGDIATCYADVSKAKKELHWEAKYNLDDMCRDSWNFIQHTKQN; from the coding sequence ATGAAAACGATTCTGGTAACCGGCGGCGCCGGCTTCATTGGCAGCCACACCTGTGTGGAACTGCTTAATCATAATTACAATATCGTTGTAATGGACAATTTTGTCAATTCCAGCATGGGCGCAGTGGAAGCAATCCGCACCATCACAAAAAAAGATTTTCCGTTTTATGAATGTGATATGCTGGACGAAGCGGCATTTGAAAAAATCTTTGCGGAAAATAAGATTGACGCGGTCATTCACTTCGCAGGCTTAAAAGCAGTCGGCGAAAGTGTGCATAAACCGTTGGAATACTACCACAACAACCTGACCGGTACGCTCAATTTGCTGAAGCTGATGCGTAAGTACGGTGTACATCAAATTGTGTTCAGCTCCTCCGCGACGGTGTATGGCAGCAAAAACCCGGTTCCATTCTGTGAGGATATGCCGATTGGCGGCACAACCAATCCCTACGGTACGACGAAAGTCATGATTGAGCAGATTCTGCAGGATACCTGCGTGGCTGACAAGGACTTAAGAGTCGCGCTGCTGCGTTATTTCAACCCAATCGGTGCGCATCCCTCCGGCTTGATTGGCGAAAATCCAAACGGCATTCCGAACAACCTGATGCCATATGTTGCCCGCGTTGCGGCAGGCATTCTGCCGTGTCTTTCCGTTTATGGCGATGATTACAATACACCGGACGGAACCGGCGTGCGTGACTACATCCATGTGTGCGACCTTGCCAGCGGCCACATCAGCGCGCTGGAAAAGCTGGACACCGTAAACGGCTGCGTTATTTACAACCTTGGCACCGGCTGCGGCAGCAGTGTGTTGGATGTGGTACATGCGTTTGAAAAGGCTTCCGGCAAAAAGGTGAACTACAAGATTGTTGCCCGCCGTGACGGTGATATTGCAACCTGCTACGCGGATGTTTCTAAGGCGAAAAAAGAATTGCATTGGGAAGCAAAATACAATTTGGATGACATGTGCCGTGACTCCTGGAATTTCATTCAGCATACCAAACAGAACTAG
- a CDS encoding MATE family efflux transporter, with product MERQQGTLFTKRQLWQLIWPLIIEQLLAVTVGMADVMMVSSVGEAAVSAVSLVDMLNVLMLNVFAAMTTGGAVVVSQYLGAKDRESACRAASQLLTVSLLISAVFMVLCLVFCRQILRVFFGSISDEVMQNCTIVFTISAVSYPFIALYNAGAALYRSMGNSRISMMTSVFMNVMNIAGNAFFIFGVHSGVEGVTISSTISRTAGAVIMLMLIRRQENAVYASYSWQALKPNGAMIKRILRIGIPSALENSMFQLGRTMVVSIISVFGTVQVAANAVANNLDGVGCIPGQAISLAMITVIGRCVGAGDMQQVRYYTKRLTGIAYASMAVVCGSVLIFLQYIFKLYNLGPDTLDLATKLVFIHDGFAMLLWPMSFVLPNALRAANDVRFPMIWSIFSMCVFRVLFSYILGQWFGMGAVGVWIAMIIDWAFRAAVFMIRFFSGRWENFAKQHAVRTQ from the coding sequence ATGGAACGACAACAGGGAACCCTGTTTACAAAGAGGCAGTTATGGCAGCTCATCTGGCCGCTGATTATCGAGCAACTGCTGGCAGTAACGGTGGGCATGGCGGATGTTATGATGGTTTCATCCGTTGGAGAAGCGGCGGTCAGTGCTGTTTCACTGGTGGATATGCTCAATGTGCTGATGCTGAACGTTTTTGCGGCAATGACCACCGGCGGCGCGGTTGTTGTCAGTCAGTATCTGGGTGCAAAAGACCGGGAGAGTGCCTGCCGGGCGGCTTCACAGCTGCTGACGGTGTCACTGCTGATCAGTGCAGTATTTATGGTGCTGTGCCTGGTTTTCTGCAGGCAGATTCTGCGTGTGTTTTTCGGTTCGATTTCGGATGAAGTCATGCAGAATTGTACGATCGTTTTTACGATTTCGGCAGTCAGCTATCCGTTCATCGCGCTGTATAACGCTGGTGCGGCACTGTACCGTTCTATGGGCAACAGCCGCATTTCCATGATGACTTCGGTCTTTATGAATGTGATGAATATTGCCGGGAACGCATTCTTCATCTTCGGTGTGCACAGCGGTGTGGAGGGTGTTACGATTTCTTCTACCATCTCCCGTACAGCAGGCGCGGTGATTATGCTGATGCTGATACGACGGCAGGAAAATGCCGTTTATGCTTCTTATTCGTGGCAGGCGCTGAAACCAAACGGCGCCATGATAAAGCGAATCCTGCGCATCGGTATCCCCAGTGCTTTGGAAAACAGCATGTTCCAGTTAGGGCGCACGATGGTGGTCAGCATCATTTCTGTTTTCGGTACGGTGCAGGTTGCGGCAAATGCCGTGGCTAACAATCTGGATGGAGTTGGCTGCATTCCGGGACAAGCTATTTCGCTGGCGATGATTACTGTAATCGGCCGCTGCGTGGGTGCTGGAGATATGCAGCAGGTGCGGTACTACACCAAACGGCTGACCGGCATTGCCTACGCCAGTATGGCGGTGGTGTGCGGCAGCGTGCTGATTTTTCTGCAGTACATATTTAAGCTGTATAACCTTGGACCGGACACCTTGGACCTTGCGACCAAACTGGTGTTTATTCATGATGGATTTGCCATGCTGCTGTGGCCGATGTCCTTTGTTCTGCCGAATGCTCTGCGTGCGGCAAACGACGTTCGCTTCCCAATGATCTGGTCAATCTTTTCCATGTGCGTGTTCCGCGTTTTGTTCAGCTATATTCTGGGGCAGTGGTTTGGCATGGGTGCCGTCGGCGTGTGGATTGCCATGATTATTGACTGGGCGTTCCGCGCGGCGGTGTTTATGATTCGCTTTTTTTCCGGAAGATGGGAAAATTTTGCGAAGCAGCATGCGGTGCGTACGCAGTAG
- a CDS encoding cupin domain-containing protein, whose protein sequence is MNDFPGFMKRQRNIVPENQQNTFDIKGCYYTAEDGSQMAFWTCFQDRVSKEHKHDYDEYMICVSGRYTVTIDGKKFILHAGDELFIPKGTLQGGECKAGTRTIHAFGGRRIQ, encoded by the coding sequence TTGAATGATTTTCCTGGTTTTATGAAAAGGCAAAGAAATATCGTTCCGGAAAATCAGCAAAATACGTTTGATATAAAAGGCTGTTATTATACTGCTGAAGATGGAAGTCAGATGGCTTTTTGGACTTGCTTTCAAGACAGAGTATCAAAAGAACATAAGCATGATTATGACGAATACATGATTTGTGTATCGGGACGATATACAGTAACAATAGATGGAAAAAAGTTCATATTACACGCTGGGGATGAACTGTTTATTCCAAAAGGAACTTTGCAGGGAGGAGAATGCAAAGCGGGAACCAGAACGATTCATGCATTTGGTGGCAGAAGAATACAGTAA
- a CDS encoding DUF3298 and DUF4163 domain-containing protein: protein MNFFNAYASIKTCKTKRTLTYDNTTMLTFAISYPKICLQNNEPVQTCINAEIQKQVDAFSQHASGELYQQAIAYYKDALEQGFPFHPYDAVLKYETTYNWNCYLSVYRDQYEYTGGAHGGTVRSSDTWNLTNGKNVPLACLFPANQDYCGLLTEQIIKQADKQYQQNPGIYFENYRELIVKNFNKESYYLTRCGIAIYYQQYDIAPYATGIVVFTIPYAAVGWRPQCFNSASE from the coding sequence ATGAATTTTTTTAACGCATACGCATCTATTAAGACGTGTAAAACAAAACGCACTCTTACATACGACAATACAACCATGCTTACGTTTGCCATTTCCTATCCCAAAATATGCTTACAGAACAATGAACCCGTACAAACCTGCATCAATGCCGAAATTCAAAAGCAGGTTGATGCATTTTCTCAGCATGCATCCGGTGAACTGTATCAGCAGGCCATTGCCTATTATAAGGACGCATTGGAGCAGGGATTTCCCTTCCATCCCTATGACGCAGTTCTAAAATATGAAACAACTTACAACTGGAACTGCTATCTCAGCGTATACCGTGATCAGTACGAGTATACCGGCGGCGCTCATGGAGGTACGGTCAGGTCATCCGACACTTGGAACCTTACTAACGGAAAAAACGTCCCGCTTGCCTGCCTGTTCCCAGCCAATCAGGATTATTGTGGATTACTGACAGAGCAGATTATTAAGCAGGCTGACAAACAATATCAGCAAAATCCCGGAATTTATTTTGAAAATTACCGGGAACTGATTGTAAAGAATTTCAACAAAGAAAGCTATTATCTCACCCGCTGCGGCATCGCAATTTATTATCAGCAATATGACATTGCGCCTTATGCTACGGGAATCGTTGTATTCACCATCCCATACGCTGCAGTGGGCTGGCGTCCGCAATGTTTTAATTCTGCTAGCGAATAG